A single region of the Brassica rapa cultivar Chiifu-401-42 chromosome A03, CAAS_Brap_v3.01, whole genome shotgun sequence genome encodes:
- the LOC103860927 gene encoding FCS-Like Zinc finger 2 → MEVSTRKPYFIEEEDDGLVSLAEMEAGVSSPSSPCYTNLNQYHPQSYYYNYHQYSVSSPRSVVVSGKFHDFRFDNSCFGQQSVPHFLDSCFLCRKRLGHNKDIFMYRGDTPFCSEECREEQIKRDESKEKKKNLSSSVKAMRRNEKRSSSSSPTRSRDYAFRTGTVAAA, encoded by the exons atggaGGTGTCTACAAGAAAGCCTTATTtcatagaagaagaagacgatggaTTGGTTTCTCTAGCTGAGATGGAAGCTGgagtttcttctccttcttctccttgTTACACAAACCTGAACCAGTACCATCCTCAgagttattattataattaccATCAGTACTCTGTTTCATCACCCAGATCTGTTGTCGTGTCTGGAAAATTCCATGATTTTAGATTCGACAACAGCTGTTTCGGACAACAATCAGTTCCTCATTTCTTGGACTCTTGTTTCCTCTGTAGGAAGCGTCTTGGTCATAACAAAGACATCTTCATGTACAG AGGAGACACACCGTTCTGTAGCGAGGAGTGTAGAGAAGAACAGATAAAGAGAGACGAGtcgaaagagaagaaaaaaaatctgtcTTCATCTGTGAAAGCTATGAGAAGAAATGAAAAGAgaagctcttcttcttctccaactaGATCTCGTGACTATGCTTTCCGCACTGGAACTGTTGCTGCTGCTTAG
- the LOC103860926 gene encoding casein kinase II subunit beta-2 isoform X1, which produces MYRERGTVGSKSEVVDRKRLNEVRDNRASHSMSQPVNGKGKAASNSVMIGKQLHDQNNNSRDSRSGSLSKTTISDAVDISETDSEESEVSGSEGEDTSWISWFCNLRGNEFFCEVDDDYIQDDFNLCGLSHQVPYYDYALDLILDVDSSHGEMFTEEQNELIESAAEMLYGMIHARYILTSKGLASMLDKYKNYDFGRCPRVYCCGQPCLPVGQSDIPRASTVKIYCPKCEDVYYPRSKYQGNIDGAYFGTTFPHLFLMTYGHLKPQKASQSYVPRVFGFKLHKP; this is translated from the exons ATGTATAGGGAGAGGGGAACGGTTGGATCCAAGTCGGAGGTCGTCGATCGGAAACGGTTAAACGAGGTTCGCGATAATCGAGCCTCCCATTCGATGTCTCAGCCCGTCAATGGGAAGGGCAAGGCCGCATCGAACTCCGTCATGATAGGGAAGCAGTTGCATGACCAGAACAACAACAGCAGAGATTCACGTTCCGGGTCTCTCTCGAAGACCACCATCTCCGACG CTGTGGATATATCAGAGACGGACAGCGAGGAATCAGAGGTGAGTGGCTCTGAAGGGGAGGACACCTCGTGGATATCTTGGTTCTGCAACTTGCGTGGGAACGAGTTCTTCTGTGAGGTTGATGATGATTACATCCAGGATGATTTTAACTTGTGTGGTCTCAGCCATCAAGTTCCTTACTACGACTACGCCCTTGATTTGATTCTCGACGTAGACTCTTCTCATG GTGAGATGTTTACAGAGGAACAGAATGAATTGATCGAGTCAGCTGCAGAGATGTTGTATGGAATGATTCATGCTCGTTACATATTGACCAGCAAAGGGCTTGCTTCCATG TTGGACAAATACAAAAACTATGACTTTGGAAGGTGCCCGAGAGTGTATTGTTGTGGGCAGCCTTGTTTACCGGTTGGGCAATCTGATATCCCCAGAGCAAGCACCGTTAAGATATATTGTCCCAAATGTGAAGACGTCTATTACCCACGATCAAAATACCAAGGCA acataGATGGAGCATACTTTGGGACAACGTTTCCCCATCTGTTCCTGATGACGTACGGACATCTGAAACCGCAAAAGGCATCGCAAAGCTATGTGCCAAGAGTGTTTGGGTTTAAGTTACACAAGCCGTGA
- the LOC103860926 gene encoding casein kinase II subunit beta-2 isoform X2 — translation MYRERGTVGSKSEVVDRKRLNEVRDNRASHSMSQPVNGKGKAASNSVMIGKQLHDQNNNSRDSRSGSLSKTTISDAVDISETDSEESEVSGSEGEDTSWISWFCNLRGNEFFCEVDDDYIQDDFNLCGLSHQVPYYDYALDLILDVDSSHEEQNELIESAAEMLYGMIHARYILTSKGLASMLDKYKNYDFGRCPRVYCCGQPCLPVGQSDIPRASTVKIYCPKCEDVYYPRSKYQGNIDGAYFGTTFPHLFLMTYGHLKPQKASQSYVPRVFGFKLHKP, via the exons ATGTATAGGGAGAGGGGAACGGTTGGATCCAAGTCGGAGGTCGTCGATCGGAAACGGTTAAACGAGGTTCGCGATAATCGAGCCTCCCATTCGATGTCTCAGCCCGTCAATGGGAAGGGCAAGGCCGCATCGAACTCCGTCATGATAGGGAAGCAGTTGCATGACCAGAACAACAACAGCAGAGATTCACGTTCCGGGTCTCTCTCGAAGACCACCATCTCCGACG CTGTGGATATATCAGAGACGGACAGCGAGGAATCAGAGGTGAGTGGCTCTGAAGGGGAGGACACCTCGTGGATATCTTGGTTCTGCAACTTGCGTGGGAACGAGTTCTTCTGTGAGGTTGATGATGATTACATCCAGGATGATTTTAACTTGTGTGGTCTCAGCCATCAAGTTCCTTACTACGACTACGCCCTTGATTTGATTCTCGACGTAGACTCTTCTCATG AGGAACAGAATGAATTGATCGAGTCAGCTGCAGAGATGTTGTATGGAATGATTCATGCTCGTTACATATTGACCAGCAAAGGGCTTGCTTCCATG TTGGACAAATACAAAAACTATGACTTTGGAAGGTGCCCGAGAGTGTATTGTTGTGGGCAGCCTTGTTTACCGGTTGGGCAATCTGATATCCCCAGAGCAAGCACCGTTAAGATATATTGTCCCAAATGTGAAGACGTCTATTACCCACGATCAAAATACCAAGGCA acataGATGGAGCATACTTTGGGACAACGTTTCCCCATCTGTTCCTGATGACGTACGGACATCTGAAACCGCAAAAGGCATCGCAAAGCTATGTGCCAAGAGTGTTTGGGTTTAAGTTACACAAGCCGTGA